Proteins encoded within one genomic window of Theobroma cacao cultivar B97-61/B2 chromosome 7, Criollo_cocoa_genome_V2, whole genome shotgun sequence:
- the LOC18593566 gene encoding vacuolar protein sorting-associated protein 22 homolog 1 isoform X3: MRRRPGIGGLQTAAAARDQYRLLGENVAKLRTDLMKEQLATFRSQLEEFARKHKELCKLLRQKRKHDREAVSEDDCLRAISKLKTLGSGFEVISAGKKKLVRSVPTELKKDHNEILELAQAQGYVTVDEVERRLSWTHGRAIDALDTLLDEGLAMIDDGHSDGKRRYWFPCVSSISSFGADS; this comes from the exons atgagaagaagaCCTGGAATTGGAGGCTTACAGACAGCTGCAGCGGCTAGG GATCAATATCGATTACTGGGAGAAAATGTAGCCAAGTTAAGAACCGATCTCATGAAAGAACAACTCGCTACCTTTCGTTCTCAGCTCGAAGAATTCGCTCGAAAACacaag GAACTTTGCAAATTGCTTCGTCAGAAACGAAAACATGATCGTGAAGCTGTTTCTGAGGATGACTGTTTACGTGCTATAAGTAAGCTGAAG ACATTGGGTAGTGGATTTGAGGTGATTTCTGCtggaaagaaaaagcttgTTCGATCTGTTCCAACTGAGTTGAAGAAAGACCATAACGAAATTCTGGAGCTGGCACAG GCTCAAGGGTATGTGACCGTTGATGAGGTAGAGAGACGGCTTTCCTGGACACATGGACGTGCCATCGACGCCCTTGATACTTTATTAGAT GAAGGTCTTGCGATGATTGATGATGGCCATAGTGATGGCAAACGCCGATATTGGTTCCCCTGTGTATCCTCCATCTCCTCGTTTGGAGCTGATAGTTAA
- the LOC18593566 gene encoding vacuolar protein sorting-associated protein 22 homolog 1 isoform X2, producing MRRRPGIGGLQTAAAARDQYRLLGENVAKLRTDLMKEQLATFRSQLEEFARKHKTGVQIVEICLSTRPLNGGLIDLQELCKLLRQKRKHDREAVSEDDCLRAISKLKTLGSGFEVISAGKKKLVRSVPTELKKDHNEILELAQAQGYVTVDEVERRLSWTHGRAIDALDTLLDEGLAMIDDGHSDGKRRYWFPCVSSISSFGADS from the exons atgagaagaagaCCTGGAATTGGAGGCTTACAGACAGCTGCAGCGGCTAGG GATCAATATCGATTACTGGGAGAAAATGTAGCCAAGTTAAGAACCGATCTCATGAAAGAACAACTCGCTACCTTTCGTTCTCAGCTCGAAGAATTCGCTCGAAAACacaag ACAGGGGTGCAAATTGTTGAGATTTGCTTGTCGACTAGGCCCCTTAATGGAGGTTTGATCGACCTGCAGGAACTTTGCAAATTGCTTCGTCAGAAACGAAAACATGATCGTGAAGCTGTTTCTGAGGATGACTGTTTACGTGCTATAAGTAAGCTGAAG ACATTGGGTAGTGGATTTGAGGTGATTTCTGCtggaaagaaaaagcttgTTCGATCTGTTCCAACTGAGTTGAAGAAAGACCATAACGAAATTCTGGAGCTGGCACAG GCTCAAGGGTATGTGACCGTTGATGAGGTAGAGAGACGGCTTTCCTGGACACATGGACGTGCCATCGACGCCCTTGATACTTTATTAGAT GAAGGTCTTGCGATGATTGATGATGGCCATAGTGATGGCAAACGCCGATATTGGTTCCCCTGTGTATCCTCCATCTCCTCGTTTGGAGCTGATAGTTAA
- the LOC18593566 gene encoding vacuolar protein sorting-associated protein 22 homolog 1 isoform X1, translating to MRRRPGIGGLQTAAAARDQYRLLGENVAKLRTDLMKEQLATFRSQLEEFARKHKNDIRKNPAFRSQFHEMCAKVGVDPLASNKGFWAELLGIGDFYYELGVQIVEICLSTRPLNGGLIDLQELCKLLRQKRKHDREAVSEDDCLRAISKLKTLGSGFEVISAGKKKLVRSVPTELKKDHNEILELAQAQGYVTVDEVERRLSWTHGRAIDALDTLLDEGLAMIDDGHSDGKRRYWFPCVSSISSFGADS from the exons atgagaagaagaCCTGGAATTGGAGGCTTACAGACAGCTGCAGCGGCTAGG GATCAATATCGATTACTGGGAGAAAATGTAGCCAAGTTAAGAACCGATCTCATGAAAGAACAACTCGCTACCTTTCGTTCTCAGCTCGAAGAATTCGCTCGAAAACacaag AATGATATTCGTAAAAATCCGGCTTTTAGGTCACAATTTCACGAAATGTGTGCTAAAGTGGGAGTGGATCCTTTGGCTTCAAATAAGGGATTCTGGGCTGAGCTTTTAGGGATTGGTGATTTCTATTATGAACTTG GGGTGCAAATTGTTGAGATTTGCTTGTCGACTAGGCCCCTTAATGGAGGTTTGATCGACCTGCAGGAACTTTGCAAATTGCTTCGTCAGAAACGAAAACATGATCGTGAAGCTGTTTCTGAGGATGACTGTTTACGTGCTATAAGTAAGCTGAAG ACATTGGGTAGTGGATTTGAGGTGATTTCTGCtggaaagaaaaagcttgTTCGATCTGTTCCAACTGAGTTGAAGAAAGACCATAACGAAATTCTGGAGCTGGCACAG GCTCAAGGGTATGTGACCGTTGATGAGGTAGAGAGACGGCTTTCCTGGACACATGGACGTGCCATCGACGCCCTTGATACTTTATTAGAT GAAGGTCTTGCGATGATTGATGATGGCCATAGTGATGGCAAACGCCGATATTGGTTCCCCTGTGTATCCTCCATCTCCTCGTTTGGAGCTGATAGTTAA
- the LOC18593564 gene encoding uncharacterized protein LOC18593564: MASSSSSSFVRCFLLLLFFCFSLVQAAKVPFHPRDVLPLLPRQVSWPILNSLSSAVDLLPAFVGSVSSQNRGVEWKGACFYENTAWMEFHNKSGSQFGGGTLHIKVSKAHSWTCMDLYVFATPYRVTWDYYFLSREHTLEIKEWEDRAEYEYVKNKGISIFLMQAGMLGTLEALWDVFPLFTNTGWGENSNIGFLEKHMGASFESRPQPWVTNISVDDIHSGDFLAISKIRGRWGGFETLEKWVSGAYAGHTAVCLKDSEGNLWVGESGHENEKGEDIVAIMPWDEWWDFELNNDDSNPHIALLPLHPDVRAKFNETAAWEYAQSMAGQPYGYHNMIFSWIDTIDGNYPPPLDAHLVASVMTVWNKIQPEYAANMWNEALNKRLGTEGLDLSDILVEVEKRGSSFDALLTIPEQDGWIYSDGKSASCIAFVLEMYKAAGLFDPIADSIEVTEFTIKDAYTLRFFENNSSQLPKWCNDADDVKLPYCQILGKYRMELPGFNSIDPYPHMNERCPSMPPKYSRPQNC, encoded by the exons ATggcttcttcatcttcttcttcttttgttcgGTGTTTCCTTCTACTCCTCTTCTTCTGCTTCTCGCTTGTGCAAGCTGCGAAAGTACCATTTCACCCTCGAGATGTGCTACCTTTATTGCCCAGACAAGTTTCGTGGCCGATCCTCAACTCTCTTAGCAGCGCCGTTGACCTTTTACCGGCCTTTGTCGGCTCTGTTTCGTCCCAAAACCGTGGCGTAGAATGGAAAGGTGCGTGCTTTTATGAGAACACGGCGTGGATGGAGTTCCATAACAAGAGTGGCAGTCAGTTTGGTGGTGGAACTCTCCATATAAAG GTTAGCAAAGCCCATAGTTGGACGTGTATGGATCTTTATGTCTTTGCAACTCCATACCGCGTAACTTgggattattattttttgtctcGGGAGCATACACTTGAAATCAAGGAGTGGGAGGATCGAGCTGAGTATGAATAT GTGAAAAACAAGGGGATTTCGATTTTCCTCATGCAAGCAGGGATGCTTGGAACACTTGAAGCTCTGTGGGATGTCTTTCCCTTATTTACAAATACTGGATGGGGTGAGAACTCCAATATTGGGTTTCTTGAGAAACACATGGGGGCTTCTTTTGAATCACGACCTCAGCCCTGGGTCACAAACATCAGTGTTGATGATATACACTCAGGAGATTTCCTTGCAATATCAAAAATTCGGGGGCGATGGGGTGGTTTTGAGACTCTTGAGAAGTGGGTTAGTGGAGCTTATGCTGGCCATACTGCTGTTTGCTTAAAAGATTCTGAAGGGAATCTATGGGTTGGTGAATCAGGACATGAAAATGAGAAG GGAGAAGATATTGTTGCAATTATGCCATGGGATGAATGGTGGGATTTTGAGCTGAACAACGATGATTCTAATCCCCATATTGCATTACTTCCTTTGCATCCTGATGTCCGAGCCAAATTTAATGAGACTGCTGCATGGGAATATGCACAAAGCATGGCAGGCCAACCATATGGGTATCATAACATGATATTTAGCTGGATAGACACCATAGATGGGAATTATCCTCCTCCATTGGATGCTCATCTG GTAGCTTCTGTTATGACAGTTTGGAACAAAATACAGCCTGAATATGCTGCTAACATGTGGAACGAGGCCTTGAACAAGCGACTTGGAACTGAg GGCCTTGATCTTTCTGATATATTGGTGGAAGTGGAAAAACGTGGGTCATCTTTTGATGCACTGCTGACCATTCCTGAACAGGATGGATGGATATATAGTGATGGGAAGTCAGCATCATGCATTGCTTTTGTCCTTGAAATGTACAAGGCAGCAGGCCTTTTTGATCCAATTGCTGACTCTATTGAAGTCACTGAGTTCACG ATCAAGGATGCTTACACTCTAAGGTTTTTCGAGAATAATTCCAGCCAGCTGCCAAAGTGGTGCAATGATGCAGACGATGTAAAACTTCCTTATTGTCAGATTCTAGGGAAGTACCGAATGGAACTACCTGGATTTAATTCCATCGATCCATACCCCCATATGAATGAACGGTGTCCTTCCATGCCTCCAAAGTACTCCAGGCCGCAAAACTGCTAA
- the LOC18593563 gene encoding cytochrome P450 716B1 — MNTIITIVLFLIPIFLLLTRRKRPSERLPPGSLGLPIIGQSLGLLRAMRTNTAEEWLQKRIRKYGPISKMSLFGKPSVFIYGQTANKFVFTSDSSTIVNQQVKSITAILGDRCILELIGEDHKRVRDALVSFLKPESLKEYVGKMDEEVRKHLEMHWHGKQQVKVLPLMKTLTFNIICSLLFGLERGTRRDKLVDDFQSMIEGMWSVPVNLPFTRYNRSLQASARAQKMLKGLIGEKRVDLEQKGASPRQDLITCLLSIRNERNEAVISEKEIIHNVMLIMVAGHDTSSVLLTFLVRLLANDPAVYAAVLQEQEEIAKSKPDGELLTWEDLAKMKYTWKVAMETLRLFPPIFGGFRKAVKDIEYGGYLIPKDWQIFWVTGITHMDDSIFLEPSKFDPTRFENPASIPPYCFIPFGGGPRICPGYEFARVETLVSVHYLVTRFTWTLLCSDNFFSRDPMPAPTKGLPVQLSPRKLL, encoded by the exons ATGAATACCATCATCACTATTGTCCTGTTTCTCATCCCCATCTTCCTTCTCCTAACCAGGAGAAAGAGACCATCAGAAAGGCTTCCTCCAGGGTCACTAGGACTTCCAATAATAGGTCAAAGCCTTGGCCTTCTCCGGGCCATGCGAACCAACACCGCAGAAGAATGGCTTCAGAAAAGGATAAGGAAGTATGGTCCGATATCAAAGATGAGTCTATTTGGCAAACCATCTGTATTCATTTATGGACAGACAGCCAACAAGTTTGTATTCACCAGTGACAGCAGCACTATTGTTAACCAGCAAGTGAAGTCGATTACTGCAATTCTGGGTGATCGGTGTATTCTGGAACTGATTGGGGAAGATCATAAGCGAGTTAGAGATGCCCTTGTATCATTCTTGAAACCCGAATCGTTAAAGGAGTATGTTGGGAAGATGGATGAAGAAGTAAGGAAGCACCTTGAGATGCATTGGCATGGCAAGCAACAAGTCAAG GTGTTACCACTGATGAAAACCCTCACATTCAACATAATCTGCTCTCTTCTATTTGGACTTGAACGAGGAACCAGAAGAGACAAGCTTGTTGATGATTTCCAAAGCATGATAGAAGGAATGTGGTCAGTACCGGTTAATCTGCCTTTCACACGCTACAACCGCAGCCTTCAGGCAAGTGCAAGGGCACAGAAAATGTTGAAAGGTCTAATTGGTGAGAAGAGAGTGGATCTGGAGCAGAAGGGTGCTTCTCCTCGCCAAGACCTCATCACTTGTCTGCTTAGCATCCGCAATGAGAGGAATGAGGCAGTGATTTCAGAGAAGGAGATTATTCACAATGTTATGCTCATCATGGTTGCCGGACATGACACTTCTTCtgttcttctcactttcttaGTGCGCCTTTTAGCTAATGATCCTGCTGTTTATGCAGCTGTTCTTCAAG AACAAGAAGAGATAGCAAAGAGCAAGCCTGATGGGGAGCTTCTGACTTGGGAAGACCTGGCCAAGATGAAGTACACATGGAAAGTTGCAATGGAGACTCTCAGGCTGTTCCCACCAATCTTTGGTGGCTTCAGGAAAGCTGTAAAAGATATCGAGTATGGTGGATATCTTATCCCCAAGGACTGGCAA ATTTTCTGGGTTACGGGCATCACACACATGGATGATAGCATATTTCTAGAACCATCAAAATTTGATCCCACTAGATTCGAAAATCCAGCTTCAATCCCACCCTACTGCTTCATTCCATTCGGAGGGGGACCAAGGATATGTCCAGGATACGAGTTTGCAAGGGTTGAAACCCTTGTTTCAGTTCATTATCTGGTTACTCGGTTCACCTGGACGCTACTATGTTCAGACAACTTTTTCAGCAGGGACCCCATGCCTGCTCCAACTAAAGGACTACCAGTTCAACTCAGTCCGAGAAAACTACTCTGA
- the LOC18593565 gene encoding fatty acid desaturase 4, chloroplastic, with protein sequence MSILPQHKYPLRPLTYAPTCPRLCCIARVTCSATTTKPRSSQNPLVIEPRLVTTPDLVTTIPSTGPPLPNDPSLQSTWSHRGWVASGCTTLVISLAKAMMGAADSHVWLEPMLAGYVGYIVADLLSAVYHWGIDNYGDASTPVFGSQIEGFQGHHKWPWIITRRQFANNLYALARNVTITVLPIDILCNDPVVQGFVSICAGCIMFSQQFHAWSHGTKSKLPPLVVALQDAGVLVSRLQHSAHHKPPYNSNYCIVSGVCNEFLDKNKVFEALEMVIFFKLGVRPRSWSEPGAEWTEETDETHPQVTVH encoded by the coding sequence ATGTCTATCTTGCCTCAACACAAATACCCTTTAAGGCCTCTAACCTATGCTCCCACGTGCCCGCGGCTGTGCTGTATCGCACGTGTGACATGTTCAGCCACCACAACCAAGCCTAGGTCCAGCCAGAACCCGCTAGTCATCGAGCCAAGGCTCGTGACTACACCGGACCTGGTCACAACCATTCCTAGTACTGGCCCTCCTTTGCCCAATGACCCAAGTTTGCAATCAACGTGGTCTCACAGGGGGTGGGTGGCTAGTGGGTGCACCACATTGGTCATTTCACTAGCCAAGGCCATGATGGGTGCAGCTGATTCACATGTGTGGCTCGAACCTATGCTAGCTGGTTATGTTGGGTACATTGTAGCTGATCTTTTGTCCGCGGTGTACCATTGGGGTATCGACAATTATGGTGATGCATCGACTCCAGTTTTCGGTTCACAAATCGAAGGATTCCAGGGTCACCACAAATGGCCCTGGATTATCACCAGGCGCCAGTTTGCTAACAATTTATATGCACTGGCTCGTAACGTAACTATCACTGTGCTTCCTATAGACATTCTCTGCAATGACCCTGTGGTTCAAGGCTTTGTTAGTATCTGTGCCGGTTGCATCATGTTTAGCCAACAATTCCATGCTTGGTCCCATGGCACCAAGAGCAAGCTCCCTCCATTGGTGGTGGCGCTACAAGATGCTGGTGTGCTTGTCTCCCGGTTGCAACATTCTGCACACCACAAGCCACCGTATAACAGTAACTACTGCATAGTGAGTGGAGTTTGCAATGAATTTTTGGACAAAAACAAGGTGTTCGAGGCATTGGAGATGGTTATTTTTTTCAAGCTCGGGGTGAGACCCAGGTCTTGGAGTGAGCCTGGTGCTGAATGGACTGAAGAAACTGATGAAACTCATCCTCAAGTAACAgtccattga